The following are encoded together in the Variovorax sp. PBS-H4 genome:
- a CDS encoding DUF805 domain-containing protein codes for MNFQEAVKTCFSKYVDFSGRASRSEYWWFVLAYVIIAIVAGFIHQVVYGVVVLAFLLPMLAAGARRLHDIGKSGWWLLLGLIPLVNLVLLYFAVQPSAPESNEYGAPPLAVA; via the coding sequence ATGAATTTTCAAGAAGCCGTCAAGACCTGCTTCAGCAAATACGTGGACTTCAGCGGACGCGCTTCGCGGTCCGAGTACTGGTGGTTCGTCCTTGCCTACGTGATCATCGCGATCGTCGCCGGCTTCATCCACCAGGTGGTCTATGGCGTCGTGGTCCTGGCCTTCCTGCTGCCGATGCTGGCGGCCGGCGCGCGCCGCCTGCACGACATCGGCAAGAGCGGCTGGTGGCTGCTGCTGGGGTTGATTCCGCTGGTGAACCTGGTGCTCCTGTACTTCGCCGTGCAGCCGAGCGCGCCCGAGAGCAATGAATACGGTGCGCCGCCTCTCGCCGTCGCCTGA